One genomic region from Xenopus laevis strain J_2021 chromosome 2L, Xenopus_laevis_v10.1, whole genome shotgun sequence encodes:
- the LOC121399965 gene encoding uncharacterized protein LOC121399965 — protein MLDLMIKWLGSESAEHAKSMRRVHLFNPSTGLDMAWQRLEKKYGSPEVIQRTLQKRLEAFPKLTNKDNKKLEQLGDLLLEIECAKEEGYLRGLTYLDNNAIGLNPIVEKLPYHMQLKWASVGTKYKTEAEEDYPPFFVFSRFVQQQAQMKNDPSFAFYSNSDQLPKPERPSRYHGKTSVSTHKTFVPTGTSHSQTCSKEGSIESPDRQCPIHRKPHPLKKCKGFRGKPIGERMYFLRQNGICFKCCESTKHIARDCKISVKCSECGSEKHIAALHPDSPAPPAETVQAETDHGREPSDRSSPPVMSKCTEICGTGKSFRSCSKICLVTVFPSGQRERAVKMYAVLDEQSNRSLAKSDFFNIFNIKTTVAPYTLKTCAGITETAGRRATNFIVESFDRKTQLPLPAFIECDMLPDDKEEIPSPEVAYYHLHLRSIANLIPAIDPEASILLLLGRDILQAHKVHEKINGPFNAPYAQRLELGWVIVGEVCLGSTHQTNSVSTLRTSVLPNGRTTSLIPCQYRLIVKESFDNLTHFSDSSLCRQEDISFNPETDKLGTTVFQKSKDDDKQALSIEDQAFLQIMDKDTHQDDSHSWVAPLPFRTPRCKLPSNREQAMIRLASLRRTLHGKPGMKRGFTEFIKKMLDNDHAEIARPLEQGKEHWYLPMFGVYHPHKPDQIRVVFDSSAECEGVSLNNVLLSGPDLNNTLLGVLIRFRKEPIAFTADVQQMFYCFLVREDHRDYLRFLWYKDHDIDKEVVEYRMRVHVFGNSPSPAVAIYCMRKAALTSAEQFGQDAKHFVLRHFYVDDGLASASTPEIAIDILNKTKQMLAESNLRLHKIASNSTQVMNAFPADDRAKDLKDLCLGTDTLPLQKSLGLSWDLERDSFVFQVSSEEKPFTRRGILSTVNSLSDPLGFVAPVTIKGKALVRELSSKKCDWDALLPQEKLHEWLQWKESLQALEHLEIPRCYVSIPLSAASRKELYVFSDASNTAIGAVAYLKTIDVCNECSVGFVMGKSKLSPKPAHTIPRLELCAAVLAVELYELIRDEIDIRRFRCCVILYR, from the coding sequence ATGCTTGACCTGATGATAAAATGGCTAGGTAGTGAGTCGGCCGAACATGCAAAAAGTATGCGTAGGGTGCATTTGTTTAACCCCTCAACAGGACTTGATATGGCTTGGCAGAGACTAGAGAAAAAATATGGCTCACCTGAAGTAATTCAGCGAACATTACAAAAAAGGTTAGAGGCCTTCCCCAAGCTGACCAACAAAGATAACAAAAAACTAGAACAATTAGGAGATCTTCTTCTGGAGATAGAGTGTGCTAAAGAAGAAGGATATCTGAGAGGTCTAACATACTTGGACAACAATGCTATTGGTCTTAATCCCATAGTGGAGAAACTACCATACCACATGCAATTAAAGTGGGCATCTGTTGGAACCAAGTATAAaacagaagcagaagaagatTATCCCCCTTTCTTTGTGTTTTCCAGGTTTGTGCAGCAGCAAGCACAGATGAAGAACGACCCCAGCTTTGCCTTTTACAGCAACAGCGATCAACTGCCTAAACCTGAAAGGCCTTCCAGATACCACGGTAAGACCTCTGTGTCCACACACAAAACATTCGTCCCTACGGGAACCTCACACTCTCAAACCTGCAGCAAGGAGGGCAGTATAGAGAGCCCTGATAGACAATGTCCAATTCACCGAAAGCCCCATCCTTTAAAAAAGTGCAAAGGATTCAGAGGTAAACCTATTGGTGAAAGAATGTATTTTCTCAGACAGAACGGCATCTGCTTCAAGTGCTGTGAATCCACCAAACACATTGCCAGAGACTGTAAAATATCAGTGAAGTGCTCAGAATGTGGCAGTGAGAAACACATTGCAGCCTTACACCCTGACTCACCTGCGCCACCAGCAGAGACTGTACAAGCAGAGACAGATCACGGCAGGGAGCCTAGTGACAGATCATCTCCTCCAGTAATGTCTAAGTGCACTGAAATCTGTGGCACAGGTAAGAGCTTTCGATCATGCTCTAAAATATGTTTAGTGACTGTGTTCCCCTCTGGACAAAGAGAGCGAGCAGTGAAAATGTACGCAGTTCTCGATGAGCAAAGCAACCGATCTCTTGCAAAGTCAGACTTTTTCAACATCTTCAACATTAAAACTACTGTAGCTCCATACACTTTAAAGACTTGTGCAGGCATTACAGAAACTGCAGGCAGAAGAGCCACAAACTTTATTGTTGAATCCTTTGACAGAAAAACACAGCTCCCTTTACCTGCATTTATAGAATGTGACATGTTACCAGATGACAAGGAAGAAATCCCTTCTCCAGAAGTAGCTTATTACCATCTCCATCTCCGTTCAATTGCTAACCTCATACCAGCTATTGATCCTGAGGCCTCCATACTTTTACTCTTAGGAAGAGACATTTTACAAGCACACAAGGTGCATGAGAAAATCAATGGTCCCTTTAATGCCCCTTATGCACAGAGACTTGAATTAGGATGGGTAATAGTAGGAGAAGTTTGCCTGGGATCTACACACCAGACTAATAGCGTCAGTACTTTAAGAACGTCTGTGTTACCGAATGGGCGTACCACCTCATTGATCCCATGTCAGTACAGGCTCATAGTCAAAGAAAGTTTTGATAACCTAACACATTTCAGTGACTCTTCCTTGTGCAGACAAGAAGACATCAGCTTCAATCCAGAGACTGATAAGCTGGGAACAACAGTGTTTCAAAAATCGAAGGATGATGACAAGCAAGCTCTATCCATAGAAGATCAAGCATTTCTTCAGATCATGGACAAAGACACCCATCAAGATGACAGCCACAGCTGGGTCGCTCCATTGCCTTTTCGTACACCCAGATGTAAATTGCCTTCCAACAGAGAGCAAGCCATGATACGTCTCGCCTCTCTTCGCAGAACTCTGCATGGTAAGCCAGGAATGAAAAGAGGCTTCACAGAATTCATTAAGAAGATGCTGGACAATGACCACGCTGAGATTGCAAGACCACTGGAACAAGGTAAAGAACACTGGTATCTGCCGATGTTTGGCGTTTACCATCCACACAAACCTGATCAAATAAGAGTTGTATTTGACTCCAGTGCAGAGTGTGAAGGTGTCTctttaaataatgtactgttAAGTGGCCCTGACCTAAACAACACATTGTTAGGAGTTCTCATACGCTTTAGGAAAGAACCTATTGCCTTTACAGCAGATGTGCAACAAATGTTTTACTGTTTCTTGGTGAGAGAAGACCACCGAGATTATTTACGTTTTCTGTGGTACAAGGACCATGACATAGACAAAGAAGTAGTTGAATACAGAATGAGGGTCCATGTCTTTGGAAACAGTCCTTCTCCTGCTGTTGCTATATACTGCATGCGTAAAGCAGCTCTGACAAGTGCAGAACAATTTGGACAAGATGCCAAACACTTTGTGTTGAGACACTTCTATGTAGACGATGGACTTGCATCTGCTAGCACCCCTGAGATAGCAATTGACATTCTAAACAAGACAAAACAGATGCTGGCAGAGTCTAATCTGAGACTTCATAAAATTGCATCAAATAGCACACAGGTCATGAACGCCTTTCCTGCTGATGACAGAGCTAAAGACCTCAAGGACCTTTGCCTGGGTACAGACACCCTGCCCCTTCAGAAAAGTTTGGGACTGAGTTGGGACCTTGAAAGAGACTCTTTTGTTTTTCAGGTATCTTCAGAAGAAAAACCCTTCACTAGAAGAGGAATCCTGTCTACAGTGAACAGCCTTTCCGATCCTCTTGGGTTTGTAGCACCTGTAACTATAAAAGGTAAGGCCTTAGTACGTGAACTGTCATCTAAGAAATGCGATTGGGACGCATTACTCCCACAAGAAAAACTACACGAGTGGCTTCAATGGAAGGAATCCTTGCAAGCTTTGGAACACTTAGAGATACCCAGGTGTTATGTGTCTATTCCCCTGTCAGCAGCAAGTAGAAAAGAACTGTATGTATTTTCAGATGCATCCAACACAGCGATAGGTGCTGTAGCCTACCTGAAAACAATTGATGTTTGCAATGAGTGTTCGGTTGGATTTGTTATGGGGAAGTCTAAGTTAAGCCCAAAACCAGCCCACACAATTCCTCGTCTAGAACTATGTGCTGCTGTTCTAGCAGTAGAGTTGTATGAGCTCATCAGAGATGAAATAGATATACGTAGATTTAGATGCTGTGTGATTCTTTACAGATAG